One window of the Trifolium pratense cultivar HEN17-A07 linkage group LG2, ARS_RC_1.1, whole genome shotgun sequence genome contains the following:
- the LOC123907583 gene encoding 60S ribosomal protein L13-1-like: MVKHNNVIPNAHFRKHWQNYVKTWFNQPARKTRRRLARQKKAVKIFPRPTAGPLRPIVHGQTQKYNMKLRAGKGFSLEELKAAGIPKKLAPTIGISVDHRRKNRSLEGLQANVQRLKTYKAKLVVFPRRARKVKAGDSTPEELANATQVQGSYLPIVREKPAVEFVKITDEMKAFKAYYKLRLERTNKRHLGARLKRAAEAEKEDKK; this comes from the exons ATGGTGAAGCATAACAATGTTATCCCAAATGCCCACTTCCGTAAGCATTGGCAAAACTATGTCAAGACATGGTTCAATCAACCAGCTAGGAAGACAAGAAGACGCTTAG CTCGTCAAAAGAAGGCGGTTAAGATTTTCCCTAGGCCTACTGCTGGACCACTTAGGCCAATTGTTCATGGACAAACTCAGAAATACAACATGAAACTTAGGGCTGGTAAAGGATTTTCTCTTGAGGAGTTGAAG GCTGCTGGCATTCCCAAAAAGCTTGCACCCACTATTGGCATCTCTGTTGATCATCGCCGCAAGAACCGATCCTTAGAAGGTCTGCAAGCCAACGTGCAGAGGCTGAAAACATACAAGGCCAAGTTGGTTGTCTTCCCAAGACGTGCACGCAAGGTCAAG GCCGGTGACTCTACTCCAGAGGAACTTGCAAATGCTACACAGGTTCAAGGATCATACTTGCCAATTGTGAGGGAGAAACCAGCTGTAGAGTTTGTTAAGATTACAGATGAAATGAAGGCTTTTAAAGCTTATTACAAGCTTCGCCTTGAACGAACAAACAAACGTCATTTGGGTGCCAGATTAAAGAGGGCTGCTGAGGCAGAGAAGGAAGACAAGAAGTGA
- the LOC123907581 gene encoding acyl-CoA-binding protein, producing MGLKEDFEEHAAKVKTLKESPSNEDLLILYGLYKQSTVGPVDTSRPGMFNMRERAKWDAWKAVEAKSKEEAMSDYITKVKQLLEAAGVAI from the exons ATGGGTTTGAAG GAGGATTTTGAGGAGCATGCTGCAAAAGTCAAGACTCTTAAAGAGAGTCCATCAAATGAAGACTTGCTTATCCTTTATGGATTGTATAAGCAATCCACTGTTGGACCTGTCGACACCA GTCGTCCAGGAATGTTCAACATGAGGGAAAGAGCTAAATGGGATGCATGGAAGGCTGTTGAAG CGAAATCCAAGGAGGAAGCAATGAGCGATTACATCACTAAGGTGAAACAGCTGCTGGAAGCAGCTGGCgttgctatttga